A stretch of Saccharothrix texasensis DNA encodes these proteins:
- a CDS encoding S8 family serine peptidase — MGEFRAPWIRWARAVGVGASAVLVAALAMTPAQAAEPQIRDVGGPTAVPGSYIVVLKDGAGVDVAAAKVGARVTHRYRSALNGFAATMSEGAAKRLAADPAVAYVAQDQRVEALADQPNPPSWGLDRVDQRDLPLNANYGYATTAGNVHAYIIDTGIRTTHADFGGRASFDANTTGDGNNTDCNGHGTHVAGTVGGAAHGVAKGVRLHGVKVLSCSGSGTIAGVVAGVDWVTANAQKPAVANMSLGGGANDALDEAVRRSIASGVTYAVASGNSNANACSYSPARVAEAITVNAADSSDARATFSNWGTCTDVFAPGVGITSTWSTSDTATNTISGTSMASPHVAGAAALVLAGSPGASPQQVRDALVSAATPNKVGNPGTGSPNALLFTGSAPPPQPGADTLVRGESLGAGQAKVSQDGRFTLVMQGDGNLVLYTAAGQALWHTNTHGTGAAYVVLQLDGNLVIYTAAGQPVWHTNTHGTAADRLIVQNDSNVVLYGPTGQVFWHRMA, encoded by the coding sequence ATGGGAGAGTTCCGCGCGCCCTGGATCCGATGGGCCCGAGCGGTCGGCGTCGGTGCGTCGGCGGTGCTGGTGGCGGCGCTGGCGATGACGCCGGCGCAGGCCGCCGAGCCGCAGATCCGCGACGTCGGCGGCCCGACGGCCGTTCCGGGCAGCTACATCGTGGTGTTGAAGGACGGCGCCGGCGTGGACGTGGCGGCGGCCAAGGTGGGCGCCCGCGTCACCCACCGCTACCGCTCGGCGCTGAACGGTTTCGCCGCGACCATGAGCGAGGGCGCGGCCAAGCGGTTGGCGGCCGACCCGGCGGTGGCCTACGTCGCCCAGGACCAGCGGGTGGAGGCCCTGGCCGACCAGCCGAACCCGCCGTCGTGGGGCCTGGACCGCGTCGACCAGCGCGACCTGCCCCTCAACGCGAACTACGGCTACGCCACCACGGCGGGCAACGTGCACGCCTACATCATCGACACCGGCATCCGCACGACGCACGCGGACTTCGGCGGGCGGGCCAGCTTCGACGCCAACACCACCGGTGACGGCAACAACACGGACTGCAACGGCCACGGCACGCACGTCGCGGGCACGGTCGGCGGCGCGGCGCACGGTGTGGCGAAGGGCGTCCGGCTGCACGGCGTGAAGGTCCTCTCGTGCTCCGGTTCGGGCACGATCGCGGGCGTCGTGGCCGGGGTGGACTGGGTCACGGCGAACGCGCAGAAGCCGGCCGTGGCGAACATGAGCCTCGGCGGCGGCGCGAACGACGCGCTGGACGAGGCCGTGCGCCGGTCCATCGCGTCGGGCGTCACGTACGCAGTGGCGTCCGGCAACTCGAACGCCAACGCGTGCTCGTACTCGCCCGCGCGGGTGGCGGAGGCGATCACGGTGAACGCCGCGGACAGCTCCGACGCGAGGGCCACGTTCTCGAACTGGGGCACGTGCACGGACGTGTTCGCGCCGGGCGTGGGCATCACGTCGACGTGGAGCACGAGCGACACGGCCACGAACACGATCAGCGGCACGTCGATGGCGTCGCCGCACGTCGCGGGGGCCGCCGCGCTGGTGCTGGCGGGCAGCCCGGGCGCGTCGCCGCAGCAGGTGCGGGACGCCCTGGTGTCGGCCGCGACGCCGAACAAGGTGGGCAACCCGGGCACGGGCTCGCCGAACGCGCTGCTGTTCACCGGGTCGGCGCCGCCGCCGCAGCCGGGCGCGGACACGCTGGTCCGGGGCGAGAGCCTGGGAGCCGGGCAGGCCAAGGTGTCGCAGGACGGCCGGTTCACGCTGGTCATGCAGGGTGACGGCAACCTGGTGCTGTACACGGCGGCCGGTCAGGCGCTGTGGCACACGAACACGCACGGCACGGGCGCGGCGTACGTGGTCCTCCAGCTCGACGGCAACCTGGTGATCTACACGGCGGCCGGTCAGCCGGTGTGGCACACGAACACGCACGGCACGGCGGCCGACCGGCTGATCGTGCAGAACGACTCGAACGTGGTGCTCTACGGCCCGACGGGCCAGGTGTTCTGGCACCGCATGGCCTGA
- a CDS encoding DUF1844 domain-containing protein, giving the protein MAPVTDLPSNNVRDLSDVPSVEVISKAAIMLLSSAAERLGLADEDPEHSPRRDLDEARRLITALAGLVTASAEYLGPHAGPLREGLQSVQRAFREASAYPDEPGQGPGEKYTGPVY; this is encoded by the coding sequence ATGGCTCCCGTGACCGACCTGCCTTCGAACAACGTCCGCGACCTGTCCGATGTTCCCAGCGTCGAGGTGATCAGCAAGGCGGCGATCATGCTGCTCTCCTCCGCCGCCGAACGCCTCGGCCTGGCCGACGAGGACCCCGAGCACAGCCCGCGCCGCGACCTCGACGAGGCGCGCCGCCTGATCACCGCGCTGGCCGGCCTGGTCACCGCGTCCGCCGAGTACCTGGGGCCGCACGCCGGGCCGCTGCGCGAAGGGTTGCAGTCCGTGCAACGGGCGTTCCGCGAGGCGTCGGCGTACCCGGACGAGCCGGGCCAGGGCCCGGGCGAGAAGTACACCGGCCCCGTCTACTGA